The Lutibacter sp. A64 genome segment CTTGAGAAAACAAAAACGAAAGATTAAATACCAGCATTAATATAAGTAAAGGGGCTTTCTTCATAAATTTCTAATTGAAAATTATAATCTAAGCAAACAAAAGTAAATAGAATACTCTACATAAAAAAGTTTGCTAAGATGTTATTTTAAACTTAAAAAAATATAATACCACAAAAAGTATACCTTTTTTAGATGAAAAATTTAATTATATTTTTTAGGGTAAAAGAAACCTCAATAGTTTGAGTATTAACCATTAATTTAAAAATTTACTTTTAAGAACTATAGTTCTTCATTTTTATTTGGATCAATTAAGCCAAATTTCTTAGCTCTTGCTTCCCAACTTTTTCTAGCAAGTAATTGTAAGTCTGCAACAGTATCTCTTTCATCCATTATCTCTAAACCTAACAAAGTTTCAATAACATCTTCCATTGTTACAATACCACTTGTGGTTCCATATTCATCAACAACTAATGCAATATGTTCTTTGTTTGCAATAAATTTTTCGAATAAATCTGGAATTGGAATTGTTCTATTCGTTATTATTAACTCTCTTTTAATTTCAGCTAACTTTTTAGTTCCATTACCTTTAATAATCTCTTCCATTACATCATCTTTCAAAATAAAGCCTGTAATATTATCAGAGTTTGTTTTAAAAATAGGAATTCTAGAAAATCGTAATTTTGGGTGTTTATCAAAAAATTCTTGTATTGTAATCTCTTCAGAAGCCCTAGTCATAACAGTTCTAGGAGTCATTACATCTTTTACTTGTACTAATTTAAAGGTCAGTAAATTTTTAATAATAGCACTTTCACTTTCTTCAAAAACACCATCTTCTTGTGCAATATCCGTCATTGTATGAAAGTCTTCTCTACTTAAAATAGAACCTCCATGTCCGCCACGACCGCCAATTAATTTTGTTGTTAATTGGAGCACCCATAAAATACCTGTATATTTTAAGAAAAAGATAAAAGGCATTAATGTATTTGCCGTAAAACCAGCCAATTGACTCCAATATTTAGCTCCAATTGTTTTAGGTATTATTTCTGAAAAAACCAATATTAAAATAGTCATTATTGCAGAAATAATTCCTACTGCGTTTATACCAAAAATATTGATTTTTAAATCTAATGATTCTG includes the following:
- a CDS encoding CNNM domain-containing protein, translating into MTLLLFYAAISLIFSFLCSILEAVLLSISPTFITIKKQEGKAYATKLEQLKQDVDKPLIAILTVNTIAHTVGAILVGVQAESLDLKINIFGINAVGIISAIMTILILVFSEIIPKTIGAKYWSQLAGFTANTLMPFIFFLKYTGILWVLQLTTKLIGGRGGHGGSILSREDFHTMTDIAQEDGVFEESESAIIKNLLTFKLVQVKDVMTPRTVMTRASEEITIQEFFDKHPKLRFSRIPIFKTNSDNITGFILKDDVMEEIIKGNGTKKLAEIKRELIITNRTIPIPDLFEKFIANKEHIALVVDEYGTTSGIVTMEDVIETLLGLEIMDERDTVADLQLLARKSWEARAKKFGLIDPNKNEEL